From the genome of Candidatus Deferrimicrobium borealis:
AGTATCGAGAAATTCCCTGGGTGATATGAAATGATATGGGAGTCTGCGTTCCATCAACCGGTCTCTGGGGTCAAAACAATGAAAGGAGGAAAGAGCAATGATAACATTCATCATGACGGGGAGATATTCTGCTGAGGCGATAAAGCTGATAAGCGGTGAGCGCACGACGAAAGGGGTCCAGATAGTCCAGCAGTGCGGTGGAAAGTTCGTGGCTTCCTACGCCACGATGGGGGAGACTGACATATTGGCGATCGTGGAATTTCCCGGCGTAAGCGATGCGATAAA
Proteins encoded in this window:
- a CDS encoding GYD domain-containing protein, producing the protein MITFIMTGRYSAEAIKLISGERTTKGVQIVQQCGGKFVASYATMGETDILAIVEFPGVSDAIKASIALNKALGISFSTVPAIHVEDFDKLVGEKGR